One window of Leptotrichia sp. oral taxon 498 genomic DNA carries:
- a CDS encoding response regulator transcription factor, with product MIEKYLTNKCILIVDDEQEILDMTTSILADYGYKNIQTAKSVKETMKCVEEKQPDLAILDVMLPDGNGFELLEKLRKTSNYPILFLTARGEDEDKFKGFGLGADDYIVKPFLPKELLFRITAILRRTYKKESPIVNLNGCQIDFSRGEIIKDNKNIPLTAKEYELLQTLYRNAGHIVTIDTLCEAVWGENAYVYTNSLMTHIRRIREKIEINPSHPVSLITMKGLGYKLIVEGK from the coding sequence ATGATTGAAAAATATTTGACAAATAAATGTATTTTAATTGTTGATGATGAGCAGGAAATTTTAGATATGACTACATCAATTTTAGCTGATTACGGGTATAAAAATATACAGACTGCAAAAAGTGTGAAAGAAACTATGAAATGCGTTGAAGAAAAACAGCCTGATTTAGCGATACTGGATGTTATGCTTCCAGATGGGAACGGTTTTGAATTACTGGAAAAGTTGAGAAAAACCAGTAATTATCCAATATTATTTCTTACAGCACGTGGAGAAGATGAGGATAAATTCAAGGGCTTTGGATTAGGAGCGGACGACTATATTGTGAAACCTTTTTTGCCAAAAGAGCTTTTATTCAGAATTACTGCTATTTTGCGGCGAACTTACAAAAAAGAAAGTCCAATTGTAAATTTAAATGGCTGTCAAATTGATTTTTCTCGTGGAGAAATTATAAAAGATAATAAAAATATACCGTTAACCGCAAAGGAATATGAATTATTACAGACTCTTTACCGAAACGCAGGACATATTGTAACCATTGATACATTGTGTGAAGCTGTATGGGGCGAAAATGCCTATGTTTATACAAATTCACTGATGACACATATAAGACGCATTAGAGAAAAAATTGAAATTAACCCTTCCCATCCTGTGTCATTAATAACAATGAAAGGATTAGGCTACAAACTAATTGTGGAGGGAAAATGA
- a CDS encoding methylated-DNA--[protein]-cysteine S-methyltransferase, with translation MKKNIYFYETNTPIGKIGIATTENDSHITDLIWESDFEDFKKHNDFKICETELIKQAKKQLFEYFERKRKNFDLPFLKEGTPFQISVWSALEKIPYGKTRSYKDIAIAINNPKAVRAVGMANNRNKISIFIPCHRVIGADGKLVGYGGGLHIKQFLLELEGVQIK, from the coding sequence ATGAAAAAAAACATTTATTTTTATGAAACAAACACTCCAATTGGAAAAATTGGAATTGCTACGACGGAAAATGACTCTCATATCACAGATTTAATTTGGGAATCAGATTTTGAAGATTTTAAAAAACATAATGATTTTAAAATTTGTGAAACTGAACTGATTAAACAAGCGAAAAAACAACTTTTTGAATATTTTGAAAGAAAACGAAAAAATTTTGATTTGCCATTTTTGAAAGAAGGAACGCCATTTCAAATTTCTGTTTGGAGTGCTCTTGAAAAAATTCCTTATGGCAAAACTCGTTCTTACAAAGACATCGCAATCGCAATCAATAATCCAAAAGCTGTCCGTGCAGTTGGAATGGCGAATAATCGAAATAAAATTTCAATTTTTATTCCATGTCATCGTGTGATTGGTGCCGATGGGAAATTGGTTGGTTATGGCGGGGGACTTCATATAAAGCAGTTTTTGTTAGAATTGGAAGGAGTTCAAATAAAATAA
- a CDS encoding sensor histidine kinase: MNYTFKVADMLKFENGKYTLPDEMTADLKKQNIWAILIDNDSKKVIWQTDNLPDDIPKEYSISDIAIFSHAYIKNYPVFTSKVENNLLVLGYPKNSYWKYPVANWKYGLVKNIPKFLLILFCLNIIFVFLIYIISNSKLLGSVNPIIKGIQNLPKDTPVHVKEKGVLSELAKSINKTSEILQNQREQLRNKDTARANWIAGVSHDIRTPLSMIMGYTSQLKTSLNLSDETDKKLSVILKQSERIKNLINDLNLASKLEYNMQPFEQKKENLVAVVRQVVVDFLNMDIDEKFPIEWKTKNELVSCFANIDSNLIKRALANLIQNSINHNENGCIIYISVKEDEKNCIICVEDNGTGVSDKELEKLNNAPHYMVCDKNMTEQRHGLGLLIVKQIIDVHNGKIMMKHSEYGGFKVVLEIPEI; this comes from the coding sequence ATGAACTATACTTTTAAAGTAGCAGATATGTTAAAATTTGAAAATGGTAAATACACTTTGCCTGACGAAATGACTGCTGACTTAAAAAAACAAAATATATGGGCAATCTTGATTGACAACGATTCAAAGAAAGTTATATGGCAAACAGACAATTTACCTGATGATATTCCAAAAGAATACTCAATATCTGATATTGCCATATTTTCACATGCCTATATAAAAAACTATCCTGTTTTCACTTCCAAAGTTGAAAATAATTTACTCGTGCTAGGCTATCCTAAAAATAGTTATTGGAAATACCCAGTAGCCAACTGGAAATACGGACTTGTCAAAAATATTCCAAAATTTTTACTTATACTTTTTTGTCTAAACATAATTTTTGTATTTTTAATATACATTATTTCCAACTCTAAACTTTTAGGTTCTGTAAATCCAATAATAAAAGGCATACAAAATTTGCCTAAAGATACGCCTGTACATGTGAAAGAAAAAGGCGTTTTGTCAGAACTTGCAAAAAGTATAAATAAAACTTCTGAAATTTTGCAAAATCAAAGGGAACAATTGCGAAATAAAGACACGGCACGAGCCAACTGGATTGCAGGAGTTTCTCACGATATTCGTACTCCACTATCAATGATAATGGGTTACACAAGTCAATTGAAAACATCTTTGAATTTATCAGATGAAACGGATAAAAAGCTTTCCGTCATTTTGAAACAAAGTGAGCGTATAAAAAATTTAATAAATGATTTGAACCTTGCTTCAAAGTTAGAATATAATATGCAGCCTTTTGAGCAGAAAAAAGAAAATCTAGTAGCAGTAGTTAGGCAAGTTGTCGTTGATTTTTTGAATATGGATATCGATGAAAAATTTCCGATAGAGTGGAAGACGAAAAATGAACTTGTATCTTGCTTTGCCAATATCGACAGTAATTTGATAAAACGAGCTCTAGCGAACTTAATTCAAAATAGCATCAATCACAACGAAAATGGATGTATAATTTATATCTCGGTAAAAGAAGATGAAAAAAATTGCATAATTTGTGTTGAAGATAATGGAACAGGAGTTTCTGACAAAGAGCTGGAAAAACTCAATAATGCCCCACATTATATGGTTTGTGATAAAAATATGACAGAACAGCGG